A section of the Vitis riparia cultivar Riparia Gloire de Montpellier isolate 1030 unplaced genomic scaffold, EGFV_Vit.rip_1.0 scaffold418_pilon_pilon, whole genome shotgun sequence genome encodes:
- the LOC117909839 gene encoding phospholipase A2-alpha-like, which yields MVRIDYRGGKNWMNDESRAITRQTPINPPLGFYTPISPPHTPPSILFLYKSEPFFRNPKLHFSVPLFSPLLFSQFSAASAESTMKLAMTLLLCSLIGLIFSATPTLALNIGVQATDGSVTLSKECSRKCESEFCSVPPFLRYGKYCGLLYSGCPGEKPCDGLDACCMKHDACVQAKNNDYLSQECSQNFINCMNSFKSSGGHSFKGNKCQVDEVIDVITLVMEAALLAGRYLHKP from the exons ATGGTGAGGATAGACTACAGAGGAGGGAAGAATTGGATGAATGATGA GTCACGAGCCATTACAAGACAAACGCCTATTAACCCACCCCTAGGCTTCTATACACCGATCTCTCCCCCTCACACTCCCCCATCCATTCTTTTTCTCTATAAATCAGAGCCCTTTTTCCGAAACCCCAAGCTCCATTTTTCAGTGCctctcttctctcctcttctcttctctcaATTCTCTGCTGCTTCTGCAGAATCAACAATGAAGTTAGCTATGACTCTCTTGTTGTGTTCCCTCATTGGCCTTATCTTTTCTGCCACTCCCACCCTTGCTCTCAACATTGGTGTTCAAGCCACAGATGGCTCCGTCACTCTG AGTAAAGAATGCAGTAGGAAATGTGAATCTGAATTCTGTTCAG TGCCTCCATTTCTGAGATATGGCAAGTATTGTGGACTCCTGTATAGTGGGTGCCCTGGGGAGAAGCCATGTGATGGCCTGGATGCTTGTTGCATGAAGCATGATGCCTGTGTACAAGCCAAAAACA ATGACTATCTGAGCCAAGAGTGCAGCCAAAACTTCATAAACTGCATGAACAGCTTCAAGAGCTCAGGAGGGCATTCATTCAAGGGCAACAAATGCCAAGTAGATGAGGTTATTGATGTCATCACCCTTGTCATGGAGGCTGCTTTGCTTGCTGGAAGATACCTTCATAAGCCTtag